Below is a window of Vallitalea longa DNA.
AATGTAATAAGTGGTTCAACCATTACTCTTCCAAGTGTACCTGTAAGAGAAGGTTACACATTTGAAGGTTGGTATACAGATACTGAATTAACAAAAATATTTGATGAAGATAGTATTATAACATCTAATATGAATATTTATGGTAAATGGAATAAAGAAATAGAGTATTACACAGTTGATTTCTATAAGACAGGTGAAGACACAGAAATATATCATTCAGCTAATGTAATAAGTGGTTCAACCATTACTCTTCCAAGTGTACCTGTAAGAGAAGGTTACACATTTGAAGGTTGGTATACAGATACTGAATTAACAAAAATATTTGATGAAGATAGTATTATAACATCTAGTATGAATCTTTATGGTAAATGGAAGGAAGAAAATACACATCCTGATAAACCATCAAGACCATCAAGACCAACAAGACCTACAAAACCAGCAGAACCAACTGTATCAGTCAATAAACCTGTTGTTAAAACTAATTCTGATATAGAAACAACTTTAATATCTCAAAACATATCACAAACAGCTGATATAACAAAAGACACTGCAATTTTAAAAGTTAAAGGTAATACTGTGAATGAAGTAGTTGCTAGTATAAAAGAATTAGAAGAAAACAACTCACAAGATAAATATGAATCTGTGATTGAATTTACATCTGAACTTCCTAAAGATAGCAAAGGTAAAAATATCAAGGAATCAAATGTAGAATTTAATAAAATCAATATTAATAAAATTGTTGAAGAAACAAAAGCAGATGTATTGTTATCAACAGAAGTTGCAGATATTAAATTCAGTAATGATGCTTTGAAAAATATAATCAATCAAGCCGAAGGATTAAAGCTTAATGTTACAGCACAGGCTGTTGATAAAAAAGAATTAACAGATAAAGTACAAAAAGCT
It encodes the following:
- a CDS encoding S-layer homology domain-containing protein; its protein translation is NVISGSTITLPSVPVREGYTFEGWYTDTELTKIFDEDSIITSNMNIYGKWNKEIEYYTVDFYKTGEDTEIYHSANVISGSTITLPSVPVREGYTFEGWYTDTELTKIFDEDSIITSSMNLYGKWKEENTHPDKPSRPSRPTRPTKPAEPTVSVNKPVVKTNSDIETTLISQNISQTADITKDTAILKVKGNTVNEVVASIKELEENNSQDKYESVIEFTSELPKDSKGKNIKESNVEFNKININKIVEETKADVLLSTEVADIKFSNDALKNIINQAEGLKLNVTAQAVDKKELTDKVQKAVNEYPIYKFEVASNNENISNVDNSEVTISIPYELTKDKNPQNIVINHISEDGKFELVKDCYYNEESGKITFKTSDFSTYVIGYNDVEFNDISTKWSKDYINFVAARNLFSGTGNKVFNSEMTMTRGMFVTVLGRLEGIDTSRYSETRFSDVDINDYYGTYVQWAKEKGIVNGVGNNKFAPNENVTREQMAAILVNYVEKTNKDLNDVTKNNKFTDDEEISNYAKNAVKQMKKWGIIKGKNNNEFDPQGNATRGEVAKVITEFIINSIK